One Solanum lycopersicum chromosome 2, SLM_r2.1 genomic region harbors:
- the LOC138341940 gene encoding uncharacterized protein produces MVPNPRDRMNKFVIRVSRLVEKEDRTTMLLNDMDISRIMVYVQQIEESKIREIRQEGTRPKSDDSSNQRPKKRFYPKYTSIGNKDRAPNQHSQGRGHSYERGRCPTCGKQQWGKCLAVTDGCFACGLKVHNMRDFSNLKSRGKYINQVSLDPNAPKKNSFYIMGATNDN; encoded by the coding sequence ATGGTACCAAACCCTAGGGATAGGATGAACAAGTTTGTGATTAGAGTGTCTAGATTGGTGGAAAAAGAGGATCGTACGACAATGCTTCTTaatgatatggatatctctAGGATCATGGTTTATGTgcaacaaattgaggagtccaAAATTAGGGAGATTAGGCAAGAGGGTACAAGGCCTAAGTCGGATGATTCTAGTAACCAAAGGCCTAAGAAGAGGTTTTATCCTAAATATACTTCCATAGGAAACAAGGATAGGGCTCCTAATCAACATTCTCAAGGTCGTGGTCATTCCTATGAAAGGGGTAGGTGCCCTACTTGTGGAAAGCAGCAATGGGGAAAGTGTCTTGCTGTAACGGATGGTTGTTTTGCATGTGGTCTTAAGGTACACAATATGAGGGACTTCTCAAACCTCAAATCAAGGGGAAAATATATCAATCAAGTTTCCTTAGATCCTAATGCTCCCAAGAAGAACTCTTTCTATATTATGGGGGCTACGAACGATAATTAA